From Phragmites australis chromosome 5, lpPhrAust1.1, whole genome shotgun sequence, a single genomic window includes:
- the LOC133918927 gene encoding pentatricopeptide repeat-containing protein At2g26790, mitochondrial-like, with protein MLLWRQPKCIAEWFRHMKVFPWAISSCPFSMLAASVQSDDSSGDEKPYCAPDNELIVKRPRSLSSGSVVQTLRCLRSRPAVAFAYFKDTESIGFHHDFSTYSEIIQILSHSFQGKMLVSLFSEIISPTGSDGPEILLLIDHFRKTCATSQALSFSGNCLIKAYTTCHDVQATIEMFGHLCRLGFIPSVWACNFLLKFVAQSGESEMVVAAYDQMKCFQLTLDAYSLNIVTRSLFQAKKVDEGYQVWVEMIEMGVKPDVHGYSSFIIGLCDCGKYDLAYAFHQEITKKRVPIDALAYNMVIDGLCKEMKLEEAENVLENKTKHGSAADVYGYSHLIRSYCKMGKIEKALDHIETIISHGIEINCHIAGYLLQCFRRLGMTSEVIVHFKKFRDSGLHLDGILYNIAMDAYCKLGNMNEAVKLLNEMMAGGLAPDKIHYTCLINGYSLKGDIQNSRQAFEQMLKENIKPDVVTYNILACGFSRNGLVMEVFDLLDHMMDQGLEPDSRTYGATIDGFCRGGNLSEAEVLFNVVEEKGIDNIEVMYSSMVCGYLHSGWTDHAYMLFLRVAKQGNMVDHFSCSKLINDLCRDGNVKGASTVCSMMLEKNVVPDVISYSKLISAYCQKGDMRNARLWFCDMIERGLSADVIVYTTLMNGYCRVGQLQEACELFVIMTKERIKPDVVAYTVLLDGHLKETLQQGWQGIAKERRSFLLRAKHKELLSFMKDMEIEPDVPCYTVLIDGQCKAEYLEEAQGLFDEMLEKGLTPDVYTYTALINGYCSQGEIAKAEDLFQEMIYKGMKPDVLTFSVLHQRTLRYRKA; from the coding sequence ATGCTCCTTTGGCGGCAGCCCAAATGCATTGCTGAGTGGTTCAGGCACATGAAGGTTTTCCCTTGGGCCATTTCTTCTTGCCCCTTCTCCATGCTCGCCGCTTCAGTTCAATCAGACGACTCAAGCGGTGATGAAAAGCCGTATTGTGCTCCTGATAATGAACTTATCGTGAAACGACCCCGGTCTTTGAGCTCTGGTAGTGTTGTGCAGACACTCCGATGCCTAAGGAGTAGGCCTGCTGTCGCATTTGCTTACTTTAAAGATACAGAGAGCATTGGGTTCCACCATGACTTCTCAACCTACTCAGAAATCATACAAATTTTATCCCATTCATTCCAAGGGAAGATGTTGGTATCCTTGTTCTCTGAGATTATTTCACCAACTGGTAGTGATGGTCCTGAAATCTTACTACTCATTGATCACTTCAGGAAAACATGTGCCACTTCTCAGGCACTCTCATTTTCAGGCAATTGCTTAATCAAGGCATACACCACATGCCACGATGTACAAGCGACAATAGAGATGTTTGGTCACCTTTGCAGGCTTGGATTTATTCCATCAGTTTGGGCGTGCAACTTTCTGCTCAAATTTGTAGCTCAGAGCGGTGAATCGGAGATGGTTGTTGCAGCTTATGATCAAATGAAGTGCTTTCAGTTGACTCTTGATGCTTATTCATTAAACATAGTCACGAGGTCGCTTTTTCAAGCAAAGAAGGTAGATGAAGGATACCAAGTGTGGGTTGAGATGATTGAAATGGGAGTGAAACCGGATGTACATGGATACTCATCATTTATAATTGGTCTTTGTGATTGTGGAAAGTATGATCTAGCTTATGCTTTTCACCAAGAGATCACCAAGAAGAGGGTACCGATTGATGCCTTGGCATATAACATGGTAATCGATGGACTATGCAAAGAAATGAAATTGGAGGAGGCTGAAAATGTCTTGGAGAACAAGACCAAACATGGATCTGCCGCTGATGTATATGGTTATAGCCATCTCATTCGTAGTTATTGCAAAATGGGCAAAATAGAAAAGGCATTGGATCATATTGAAACCATcatatcccatggtatcgagaTAAATTGTCACATTGCGGGTTATCTTCTACAGTGCTTCAGAAGGTTAGGCATGACATCTGAAGTTATTGTGCATTTCAAGAAATTTAGAGATTCAGGGCTCCATCTTGATGGCATTCTTTATAACATTGCTATGGATGCTTATTGCAAGCTTGGAAACATGAATGAGGCAGTTAAGCTACTGAATGAAATGATGGCTGGGGGTTTGGCACCTGATAAAATCCACTATACATGCCTGATCAATGGTTACAGTCTCAAGGGAGATATACAAAATTCTCGGCAGGCATTCGAGCAGATGCTGAAGGAAAATATAAAACCAGATGTAGTTACATATAACATTTTGGCCTGTGGATTTAGCAGGAATGGTCTTGTTATGGAAGTATTTGACCTTCTAGACCATATGATGGATCAAGGATTGGAGCCTGATTCACGCACCTATGGTGCAACAATTGATGGTTTTTGTAGAGGAGGCAACCTGAGTGAAGCAGAGGTGTTATTTAATGTAGTAGAAGAAAAAGGGATAGATAATATTGAAGTGATGTACAGTTCTATGGTTTGTGGTTATTTGCATTCAGGCTGGACTGACCATGCTTATATGCTTTTTCTTAGGGTTGCTAAACAAGGAAATATggtggatcatttttcatgtTCAAAATTGATAAATGACCTTTGTAGAGATGGAAATGTCAAAGGGGCTTCAACTGTATGTAGCATGATGTTGGAAAAGAATGTTGTTCCTGATGTAATTTCGTATAGCAAACTCATATCAGCTTATTGTCAGAAAGGAGATATGCGCAATGCTCGCTTATGGTTCTGTGATATGATTGAGCGAGGCCTTTCTGCTGATGTCATTGTATACACTACGCTGATGAATGGTTACTGCAGGGTTGGTCAGTTGCAAGAAGCATGTGAATTATTTGTTATAATGACAAAGGAAAGAATTAAGCCTGATGTAGTTGCATACACAGTGCTATTGGATGGTCACCTAAAGGAGACCCTGCAGCAAGGTTGGCAGGGCATTGCTAAGGAGAGGAGGAGTTTTCTTCTTAGAGCAAAGCATAAGGAGTTGCTGAGCTTCATGAAAGACATGGAAATTGAACCTGATGTACCCTGTTATACAGTACTGATTGATGGCCAGTGTAAAGCAGAGTATCTAGAGGAAGCTCAGGGACTGTTTGATGAGATGTTAGAGAAAGGACTTACTCCTGATGTTTACACATACACAGCTCTTATAAATGGATATTGTAGCCAGGGAGAAATAGCCAAGGCTGAAGATCTTTTCCAAGAAATGATATATAAAGGAATGAAGCCAGATGTACTGACCTTTTCAGTCTTACATCAGAGAACCTTGAGATATCGGAAGGCTTAG